Within the Nicotiana tabacum cultivar K326 chromosome 11, ASM71507v2, whole genome shotgun sequence genome, the region CATGATGACTTGAGAACTTGCATCTCTTGTAACTTGGATTCAAATTAATCTTTTTGAATAATACTAAGGCATCTTTGAATTTGAATCCTGTGTTTTCAGTGGCTGATTTCACGGTTCGAACCCGTAACCTATAGGTTACACGAAGATAATTTTATCGTTACTTCGAGACTTCCCGTAAAAACGTAGCTAGAATAACAAAAGGGGAGATTGTGGGAATCATTTGCAGTATACAGTCAAGTCACAGTAACAGCATTGTAAAGCCAAATGCAGAGACCCTGAACGTAAAGACAAATTGTACTCTGTCCGAAGAATAATTGAACAATGGCCTAACTATATATGGTGTTTAGAATTTGCTCTCCTTTTTCTTCTTGTATTCTCTTAGATGAAATTAGAACAGTACTGTATCCCCTACCTATATAGTAGGCCAGATGGAAATGCCCTAAGGCATAGTTTTTTTAAGGCCGATGATGATTTCATGGACGCATTGACATCTGTATAAATGTTACTCCCTATGTCCCTCCCTGTCTATGTGGCGGAGCTCGAATTTTGAGAGTCAAACCTTTTAATTTAGACCGTAAATTTAGACACATAATTTCtaagttttttaaaataaaatttacttgGAAACTACGTAAGAAGTACtataaattataataattaacaatttaaaatatttaaaatgcatatataatAATTATGGACAAAGAAAAATTCTTTTAACTCTCGGAATTCAAACTTTGTCATATTAATTGGGTCAGAGGGAGTAAGTCTTTGCACATGTCTTCATAAAATTTAAAAGGACgctaaagtaaaaaaaaaaaaaaaaaaaaaaaaaaaaaagaatccgtTAACTGCATTAGGAGTTGGTTATATTATCTAATGGATCATAAAAATAAAGGATAAATCATAGCCTTTCCCTAAGTTTGGTCATAGAAAATTGTATTCATAATTTTTTATAGTATCAATTATGAGTTTATGTTTTGTATACTGATATTATAACAAAAATATGCGTACCTGGGCtatttcaaaattcaattccTTATATTGTTATTCATTTTGGAAAGGAAGACTGTTTGTTTTTCAATAAAATCAGTTTGTACTTATGCAAAAATCTGCCTGTTCTAGTCTGCTCCAGTGTCCTGGTACAAATATAATTACTGATGTGGCATTACACCTCGTCAGAGAGATATTAAGTTTTTTCCGACGTGGCATAGAATCTTCCACGTAGGATCCAAGCAGGAATAGTCTGTTATGGGCGACGGCGAAGACAGCGGAGAGACAAGAGACTGGACCAGTTGCCACTTTGGTTTGGTGGGACCACTTAACCATTAGAAGTGGGACCCTCTCCTAGATATTAAGCCGTGGGTCACAGCCAATCCAAACCCTACTGCGGGGCCCAGTACTTTATTGTGCGGTTGTGGCCAAATGTGGGGTCCATTAAAAGGTGCGTTGCCTTGTGCACTAGTGTCTATATATAACTGTATAAAATAATCAATCCAACCCAAATTACACACACTCTCTCAACTCTTTGTTTTTCTGGGCACTAGAAGAGTGATCTTTATTTTGGTTGCTCTTTTAATTTTGGATTAaaccattttccttcaactctcaTTTTACTACCATTCTTGTTCAAGAATCAAGATTGCTCTGTTCCGCTCCTGCATCTGTGCTTCAAGATCTTATAATACTGATACTAAAACCTAACAAATTTAGGTAAAATATTGATTCTTTTCTTGGTGTTCTAAGGGCCTTGATAGGAGGGTGCGTAAGTCGAGCATAGCCGAGCGTTTTTCTACTTCGTATTGGGTGTAAGGCTAGTCTAATAGTGTTCGGCTAGTGGTTCAAATTGTGGTCATACTATTTCTCCGTTTTCATACTATTGTAGATTGTTACTActggttattgttattattttttccatcTATTTTTTGGTTCTTACGGTATTATCTTTTTGGCCTTTGTTACTGTTATTGAtctattgtctcttttcgtcttcttgagctgagggtatattgaaaacaacctctctactcctccgAGGTAGGGGTAAGGACTGCGTATACATTATCCTTCCCAAACCTCAATTATGGAAGTTAagtggattgttgttgttgttgttgtttcttggTTTTCTGAGAtgggttttgtgaattttggaCTCTGTGCAGAAATAATAGACCTTTTATTCATTGAGACATTGACTATAGTGTGTGTGTTTTTCTATCTAGGTAGTTAAAATGACCAAACAGAATGTGGTGGATTCGGATGCTAAAGCGGGTGTCAACACCGCCACGTTCACGGCGGCGGTGCAGAAGCCACCACCGGCGCCGGGAAGTTGCATCAACATTTCAAGAAAGACGCTAGTTGAAATAAATAGTGGTCCAAGAATCAACAATAATTGGGTTGATTCAATGAGAGCTTCATCTCCAACTCATCACAAGTACACTTCTCTTTCTGAAGACAATACTTCTTGGATGGTGAGTTCAATCTTAACAACCTTACTCGCACCAATAATAAGAGgggaaaaacaagaagaaaagaataaaagCTGAAAATTTCCTCATTATTAATCCTTCTTGCATGGAGCCTGCACGTAATAACGAATAATTagaacttttgaaacttgtgattttTAATATTTGTATAGCTATAAACTTTTGGAATTTGTAATCTTAGACATGCAaggtaaggctgcatacaatagactCTTATGGTCCGTCCCTTTTCCGGATCCTGAGCATAACAGGAACTTAGTGCACCGAGCTGCCCTTTAATCTTAGGCACGTCGTAACTCATAAAGTTTGTGTGATTATGAAAGTTTGTCACGGtaaaaatgaaaagtttaaagttaaattatttttataggTAGAAATATGTTATTTTTCAAAACGAGCTAATAAGAAAATAGTGTCACAcagataatatatttatttttttgtatagttACATAATAGATGACACTATCTGAGATCGGGAACAAAAAAGGAAGATGAAAATAAATTCTTATGTTGATTAAATGAAACAGGTGCACCATCCATCAGCACTGAACATGTTTGAGCAGATAATCGGTGCTTCTAAAGGAAAGAAAATGGTGATGTTTTTAGACTATGATGGCACCCTTTCCCCCATTGTTGATGACCCTGATCAAGCTTTCATGTCTGATGCTGTAAGTCTTTTCATTTAAGGAGAGAATTTATTctctgaatatatatatatatatatatatatatatatatatatatatatatgtccttAGAAAACATTTTGCTATGCCcgggtccggggaagggctgaaccacaagggtctatcatACACaaccttaccctacatttctgcaagaggttgtttccacggcttgaacccgtgagcTCCTAGTCACATGCCAATTTAACCCTATATACACCTTTTTTTATATCATCAGTGCAATTTAGCCTATAGAAGATTGGTTGATGTTTGTTCTGGATTATCTGTCAATCTTATTAAATATAGTTTTTTGTAATTAACTTAATTTTACCTAATTTAACTGTGAAAATTCACACTGTCAGTACTACTATTTAATAGTTTTACTTTTTATTCCAACTTCCTCAACCCTTTCTTTCTATGTATCAGATGAGAGGAACAGTGAGAAAGCTTGCTAGATATTTCCCTACTGCTATAGTTAGTGGGAGGTGTAGAGACAAGGTACATCCATTTTTCTTTCTGTCTTCTTCTTAACTCCTTTTAAGTTTTTTTGCTTTtccaagatttcttctttttctgttttttttttttttttgagttttataaactgatttttatttattttatcttttttggatttgcataattatagGTATATAGTTTTGTACAATTGGCAGAGTTGTACTATGCTGGAAGCCATGGCATGGATATAGAAGGTCCTTCAAAAGGTTCCAAATACAAGAAAGTAAATGAACTGGAGTTtatattcttttccttttctctttttattaaaTGATCTAACTTTATACAATGAATAAAACTTTATAGTATCAACGTATTTTAATGCACGGTAACATATTAATCGTCTTATTTGTTCAGGTTATTAATCTCACTTATAATAAGCGATTTGTTATTTTTTACGTTGTCAATGCATGTTAAGCTCTTGTTGACATTACAATTTCtattcttgaaaattgaaattcTAGGAAGCTCAAGCTGTTCTTTTCCAACCAGCAAGTGATTTTCTCCCCATGATTGATGAGGTAATTATCCATCATATTCATAAATAACTTATAAAGTAAATTACagttgacaaaaaaaaaatacaatgtttatttgatattttactTATATGAAAATTACAGGTTTACAAAGAATTGTTGGATAAAACAAAGTGTATTGAAGGTGTTAGAGTGGAGAATAACAAGTTTTGTGTCTCTGTCCATTTCCGCTGTGTTGATGAAAAGGTATGTAAAACTTCCACATACTTTTTCcacataaaataatatgacatactttttcttttagtttgttaaaaaaagatatttttttattcaaaaataattaCCTTTAAActtatcattatatttttaatGATATGATTTTatagttataaaaatatttatgacATATTTTAGAACATTTAATTTAAAAGACATTCTTTTCGTTTAAAACTCCGACCAGTCAAATACTATCACATAAAATGGACGGAAGGAACATTATATATTATCCATATTCATGACCCATTtgaaagtaaaaataaaagaagaaaaaagtagtCTTTTTAGGTTAGACAAAGCATATGTTAAAAGCAAAAATAATGTTAAGGTATTTTATTAAAGACTCCCAACtttaaaaaagtttaaaaaaatatctgattttatatATGTTACAGGAATGGGGTGAACTAGCACAACATGTAAGGTCAGTGCTAAAAGAATATCCCAAGCTTCGATTAAGCCAAGGGAGAAAAGTATTAGAGATTCGTCCAATTATTAAATGGGACAAAGGAAAAGCTCTTGAATTTTTGCTTGACTCCCTTGGTAagtatttatttttcaaataataactattttattttttattatcacCAATGTAAAATATTGAAAATTCAACTATTTAATGCTAATTTTGAGAATGAATCTTTTTTCAACAGGGTACGCTAATTGTACTAATGTCTTTCCTGTATATATTGGAGATGATCGAACTGATGAAGATGCTTTCAAGGTTTCctatgttcttttttttttaatttataaaaatacagTGTATTTTATTTTCTAGGTTATGATACtacttattttgaattattacttGCAAATCATCTTTTAAGTGACTTGATAGCGTAAAAATTACTCCCTCTATTTTACTGTATGTGGTAAAATTTGAATAAACACGAAACTTAAGAAAGAAATACTACTAAAATTTGTGGCCTAAAACAAGTCATAGATATTTATGTGGCTATAATCATCTTATTAAgggtaaaaaaaatgaaaaatttatagttaaattatttttaaagttaGAAAGTTGTGGATAAAGTGAAACAGAAAGAGTATTTTATACTGTcaatatataaaagttaaacacTATTTTTATTACTAATTATATGATTATCTGTTGTGATAGGTATTAAGAGAAAGAGGGCAAGGTTTTGGCATTCTTgtctccaaaactccaaaagaCACATACGCATCCTATTCTTTACAAGAACCATCCGAGGTTAGAATCTTATACTTAATATATTAAGTTTCTAGTCTTgtgtgttttgatattttttggttgaTATAGTAAAGTGCTGTTATagagaatatatattataacataatataaaacaTGACTCCAAAGAAAATTTGATTGTTATAGTGAAGTGTTATTATAGAAGATCACTGTTAATTATAGAAAGATCACACAAAGTATTATTTTCTCACTTATTTCCATTTTGTTGTGTTTATGTTGTAGaactttattaatttttttaaaatttctttgGCAGGTTATGATTTTTCTACGACGGTTAGTAGAGAGGAAAAAGTTGTGTTTAAGGAGACAGTCTAAGATTCAAAAACAAATTGAGGAGATAAAAGCATCTCAAAAGAACTAATAATTGTCCAAGTAGTGCACATAATATGCCCTTTTTGTGCTTATAAATTAACTAAAAaagttagaagaagaaaaatagatgGGATAGAAAAGAGGTGTCTTTTCTCATTAGCTTTAAGGTATTGTACATCTTTGTAACTAGCTTTTGTATCTTGGCTAAATGCATATAAAGGAAATTCGCCATAATGTTTTGCgtcatattttggttctggcttGTCTCATGAGCAGAACTTCAAATTTTTTCCAAGTGATTGATAGAAAGTTGTTATTGTCTAAGAGGACGATCAACATATTTGAACTGCTTTTTATTTATATGGATATAGATATACGCACTGATAATATAGAAAAAGATATACTAATGAAGTGTGGCCTGTAGAGCACACGTAATTAAAGCACAGCCGAGTTACTCGTGCAGCGGATCTCTTTCTATCTATAAGAATGAAATGACACCTCAACTTGATTTGAGACCAAAACTCCTTACAACTCGCACTATTAGTGGCCCCACTTGGAGACTTGGGATTTCACCAACAAATGTGAAAATTGCTTAAAGCCAGCCAATCAAAGATAATCAACTAGCTTAGTTCTGAAGGAGTAAGTTCATAATAGGGGATACTCTAGCCCTCACTTGAACACGATAATACAAATATTAACTTTCATATGTAACTTTGGTAAACCTTTTTCTACTTTGTAAAAGCTAAagcaaagcaaagaaaaagaCTTATTGACAATATGAACTGCAACTATCTTTATATAAGATTCCCCCAAGTGTGGAAATTATATGTAACCATGATCTATAGAAAGATATCTTTACGCACATAAGAAAACAAGAAACATATTCTAATTAACTAGTCTAACATCTATTAATTTGCTAATGTTAGTAAGCAGAAAATATAAAATAGTTATTTTAAAACAAGCTATGTCTGAGGAAGCATAGACCATTGCTCTGGTAGAGAATTCAACTGGTTGAAGTATAAATCTTtgtaaatattaaaatttattcAGCCTAGCATGCTTATATTAGaggaatcaaataaataaggCGGGTTGCAGTAGGTTGATAGCCAACATAAAACTAATCAATTTATGATGAATCATTATTAATTAATACAATACAAATATGTTAAGACGTGCCCATTTAGGCACATGTTATAATGTGTTGGTTAATGACAACATCCTGCCTATGGCAAGGCGTACGAAGGAACTGGGGTGGCCGAGTCGGAGTCATAGTAGAACATGGCACTTGCTTGGTGGGTTTGGTTAAAAATAAAGTTGCACCCTTCCTATCAGCTATAACTTTTTGCATGATGATATGCACTTgatcctaacaagtggtatcagagctaaAGTCATTGATTCAATTCCCAAGAGCAACATGCAAGATGAGGCAGGTGTTGGGAGTGGGGATTGTTGGGTAATGCCAACATCCTGGTTATGGTAAGGCCTACGAGGGAGCTGGGGTGGCCCAGATCGGAGTCATGGTCGCACCTTGTGCTTGGTTGATGGGCttaattaagaaataaaattacgCTTTTGCTATCAGATATAACCTTTGGCATGATGGTTAGTGCTTGACCCTAACTCAATGGCACTCGGGACTGTAACAAGCTTAAAATGAAATGACATCCACACAGTAAAGATTCACAAAAATTAACCTCAATTTGATTGGGATAAAGGCATAGCGGTGGACCGATGTaaacaataaaatatttttcttctttcttggtTAGGTTTGTGAAAGGGAAACCCACCACAGGAATGTATGGAACCTGTGCTTTACCTGAAGAATTGGTATCCACGTAAAAGGGAGTAgtcttttgatttatttattttttatgtgaagaaaACTCATGAACTTATGAACGAAGGACACTGTAATTCAGAAGCGAAGCCAGAATTTCAACTTTATGGGTTTTGGATTTTAAAACGATAATTTTTAATTCAAATAACTGGATTCTAAATGAAATATTTGTACATACTTAATGAaatttttaacataaatataTTGTTTAAGCGAAAATTACTAAGTTCGACCGAACCCGTACTTAGGCTTATAGCTCCACCCTTGCTATAACATGCTTCCAAAGTTTTAAGAACCTAGGTTCTTTTGGACGTGGAAAGATGAGTCCACTTGATACATATTCACCACCCATAATTGAAAGAGACTGAAATCTTTTTAAGCTTCAATTATTGGTAGAATAGGTGCCTTATTTTTAAAAAGGTAAAAGATGCCATTTTGAGATCCTAAATTCTAGTCAAATTGTGAACTTACCATGTCCATTCACATAATGCATGTGCACCCTACCGTACAATCTTTGAGTCATTTTTGTCTCGACTAAATCCAATACTCTCCAACCATTGCTTAATCAAGACAAAGATCTTTATAGAGATGCATGTGAACTCTAGGGAACATAAACAACGTAATAGTACAACATCTGATGGCTCTTAAGAATTCTTTTTTGGTTCGACAAATCATGCAATATCCATTTGTTCACTGTGGATAACAAAGAAAACTTTATCTCTTTGGTAATTTAACAATAGAGAAACTGAAAAAACATTCTATGATAGAAGAAAGTCCCATCTCACTTACCCCCTAAACATAAGATACATTGCCTGGGAGCTCGGACAAAGAGATACAAGAAGCACTCTCTCGAGGGATTGATACtcctttaaaataaaattgaagaaaagtcTTGGTGGGAGTTTGTTGTCATGTAATGAGGAGGTCATCATTTTAAATTGCAGAAATAGTCTCTtgtagaaatataaaaataaaactatgTATTATAAATTTATTGTAGTCTGGCCTTTTACGAAACTCATGATCTCTAGTAGAAACACAAGATAAAACTAAGTACTCCTTCCGTTAAAATTTATctgatatatttttcttattagttCGTTCAAAAAAGAAATCTTTATAGTTATACAGGTGTTATGAGCCCACAAAGTTTCTTTTACCATTTAAGATTTTAAgaccataaattttaaaaatttcttAAACTTCATACTGAATCAAACTAGGTACaattacataaattaaaatggaaTGAATATTGTTAATTCAATTAGGTTCGATCCTTTACCGACCCTTGTCGGTAGCAGCAGACTCTTTGTGCACCAATCTGCGTTTATCAGTATGCCTATGGACTAACAACTTGTTTgaatggttgttacctattgtattgtattgtattgtattgtattgtattgtattgttactttaaatacaatatttgttttaattgtaacttaaattttattgtattatatttttaaatttgccgTTATGTAatgatgaaatattttattttatgtaacgATCGATTTGGTGCGGTCACATCGAtacttttcttttttatctttaataattatattttaccttttaccctatcttttttataataatatatctCACATTAtactatttttaataatattcTAAGCTTATCCTTCAAATTGTAGTTGTGTAACATTATAAAATAACCGAAAACAATACAATTTATCCAAACactataaatattaaaataatagaatataatataataatattatacTATATCatacataacaaccatccaaacaagctgtaggGTGGAAAAGGAGGGTGTTGGGGTTGGTTGGGTGGAGGGGAAATGAAAAGATAGGGTATAGCCTATAGAAACACTTTTTGGCATTTGTAGTGTttggataaaataaaaaaatgtttttaagcacttatttttaagctaaaataacaAAAGTAAGCCAAAAGCCAAGAATTAAAATTCCTAACTTGTGGCTTTTGGCTTAAAAATCACTTACAATAAGCCCATTCAAACGGTTTCATTGCTTAGTTTAGAGGTCTAAGGAAGTGGAGAATGGTCTTGTAGATAACGTGTCAAGATGAggcagaaaaatacaaaagatcCAAAGGATTACCATTGGTTGCTTACCGCATATTTTGGGATCTATAATCTATTGAAGGTAATATAACAGGatctttttggcttttttttttttttttttttttttttttgcattcttATACATGTACCTGTCTGTAAATGTGAAACtataataagaaaatattaaatggGGACAGAATAGACCTAAGTCATATGAAACGAAATCGTCTGGAAAGACCTACAAATTCTTAACAGATGACACATGCAAGCTTAACTAAAGACATaacacataaaaaaaaaaaaagattcataTAGATGATATCCACTAGTTGAAaatatgtttttagacttgcagGAAACTTCTAATAATAGTATGATTGATAATATAAGTTAAGCATCCCAACTTATCAGGACCGGATATAATTGTTGCATTCCCTCCCACACAGGGTTGGTGTAAATGAATCATCCTTTCAATGCCTCTTTACTTGAGTGCTCATAGATTTTTTATTCACATTTACTCGTAGTTGAAAGTGATTATAGATGATAGATTAAAATACATTATGTTCCAATAATTTATGACAGTTTTTACGATTAATTATACTGTAGCTCTTACTTTATCATGTTCAACGCATTTATTTTCGAAAGCAAATTATGTTAGAGTGTCGCTGAATTTCACCATTTATATAGTCAATGCATTCACTAACGCAACAAGTACATGGCACTAATGGTAACAGAAATTCAAACTCCAGTTTTGATAGTTGAATGTGGGGCTTTTTTGATAAAATTCACGTAAAAATTGTgcggcgccctatttggtcgccccaaTTTAACTtatacctatttttttaaaaagt harbors:
- the LOC107782340 gene encoding putative trehalose-phosphate phosphatase J isoform X2; this translates as MTKQNVVDSDAKAGVNTATFTAAVQKPPPAPGSCINISRKTLVEINSGPRINNNWVDSMRASSPTHHKYTSLSEDNTSWMVHHPSALNMFEQIIGASKGKKMVMFLDYDGTLSPIVDDPDQAFMSDAMRGTVRKLARYFPTAIVSGRCRDKVYSFVQLAELYYAGSHGMDIEGPSKGSKYKKEAQAVLFQPASDFLPMIDEVYKELLDKTKCIEGVRVENNKFCVSVHFRCVDEKEWGELAQHVRSVLKEYPKLRLSQGRKVLEIRPIIKWDKGKALEFLLDSLGYANCTNVFPVYIGDDRTDEDAFKVLRERGQGFGILVSKTPKDTYASYSLQEPSEVMIFLRRLVERKKLCLRRQSKIQKQIEEIKASQKN
- the LOC107782340 gene encoding putative trehalose-phosphate phosphatase J isoform X3 codes for the protein MEVVKMTKQNVVDSDAKAGVNTATFTAAVQKPPPAPGSCINISRKTLVEINSGPRINNNWVDSMRASSPTHHKYTSLSEDNTSWMMRGTVRKLARYFPTAIVSGRCRDKVYSFVQLAELYYAGSHGMDIEGPSKGSKYKKEAQAVLFQPASDFLPMIDEVYKELLDKTKCIEGVRVENNKFCVSVHFRCVDEKEWGELAQHVRSVLKEYPKLRLSQGRKVLEIRPIIKWDKGKALEFLLDSLGYANCTNVFPVYIGDDRTDEDAFKVLRERGQGFGILVSKTPKDTYASYSLQEPSEVMIFLRRLVERKKLCLRRQSKIQKQIEEIKASQKN
- the LOC107782340 gene encoding putative trehalose-phosphate phosphatase J isoform X1 gives rise to the protein MEVVKMTKQNVVDSDAKAGVNTATFTAAVQKPPPAPGSCINISRKTLVEINSGPRINNNWVDSMRASSPTHHKYTSLSEDNTSWMVHHPSALNMFEQIIGASKGKKMVMFLDYDGTLSPIVDDPDQAFMSDAMRGTVRKLARYFPTAIVSGRCRDKVYSFVQLAELYYAGSHGMDIEGPSKGSKYKKEAQAVLFQPASDFLPMIDEVYKELLDKTKCIEGVRVENNKFCVSVHFRCVDEKEWGELAQHVRSVLKEYPKLRLSQGRKVLEIRPIIKWDKGKALEFLLDSLGYANCTNVFPVYIGDDRTDEDAFKVLRERGQGFGILVSKTPKDTYASYSLQEPSEVMIFLRRLVERKKLCLRRQSKIQKQIEEIKASQKN